Proteins encoded in a region of the Mariprofundus ferrinatatus genome:
- a CDS encoding restriction endonuclease produces the protein MARRAKTWIETILALPWWATGVLAAGSLLIPYFIQAIFPAGATQAGFAFKRGIVSGAELLSYFLAASLFIVALYGLGKALFAGRPSGNRARTKAAPATPDAAVKAPAEAADVAGEAAQEWSLELLQSLSKGRFKTLCRALFEDLGLLARESDCGADLDLYAGNSPESPVAIAKCKASSDPVNAGDILEFCGIVDQTGIGKSYFATASSFTEDARNFSETCDVSLISGLQLLRLITSRSPAKSAELFELATGEAAGNLNN, from the coding sequence ATGGCAAGAAGAGCAAAAACATGGATAGAGACTATTTTGGCCCTCCCCTGGTGGGCTACCGGTGTGCTTGCAGCGGGATCTCTGCTTATCCCTTACTTCATACAGGCGATTTTCCCTGCCGGTGCGACCCAGGCGGGTTTCGCCTTTAAGCGGGGCATTGTCAGCGGCGCCGAGCTGCTCTCTTATTTCCTGGCGGCAAGCCTGTTCATTGTCGCACTGTACGGTCTCGGAAAGGCACTCTTCGCAGGCCGCCCCTCCGGCAATAGAGCCCGCACAAAAGCTGCTCCGGCCACCCCCGATGCGGCTGTGAAGGCTCCGGCAGAAGCAGCAGATGTTGCCGGGGAGGCTGCTCAGGAGTGGAGCCTCGAGCTGTTGCAGTCGCTTTCAAAAGGCCGCTTTAAAACGCTCTGCAGGGCGCTGTTCGAGGATCTGGGGCTGCTTGCCCGGGAGAGCGACTGCGGCGCCGATCTCGACCTCTATGCAGGAAATTCGCCGGAGTCGCCTGTCGCCATTGCCAAGTGCAAAGCGAGCAGTGATCCCGTGAATGCCGGCGACATTCTGGAGTTCTGTGGCATTGTCGATCAGACCGGTATCGGCAAATCATATTTTGCCACCGCCTCGTCGTTCACCGAAGATGCACGCAATTTTTCAGAGACCTGCGACGTCTCTCTGATCAGCGGCTTGCAGCTGCTCAGGCTGATCACCTCACGCTCTCCTGCAAAATCCGCCGAACTTTTCGAGCTCGCCACCGGTGAAGCGGCCGGAAACCTCAACAACTAA
- a CDS encoding protein-L-isoaspartate(D-aspartate) O-methyltransferase: MPLHDMVRDQIEHRGVHDARVLEAMRTVPRHRFVLPQDRCDAYGDFPLPIGFHQTISQPYIVAYMCELARLEPSDHVLELGTGSGYNAAVISRLVDHVYSIEIVPELARRAAEKLRQLHYDNITVRLGDGHDGWPEAAPFDAIIVTAAAEQVPQPLLDQLVEGGRLVIPVGSPFSSQELILLEKRQGVIRAAPKLPVRFVPLTGKGQTQD, encoded by the coding sequence ATGCCACTGCATGATATGGTGCGCGATCAGATCGAGCATCGCGGCGTACACGATGCGCGCGTGCTGGAAGCGATGCGGACGGTGCCGCGCCACCGCTTCGTGCTGCCGCAAGACAGATGCGACGCCTATGGTGATTTCCCGCTCCCCATCGGCTTTCACCAGACCATATCGCAGCCCTATATCGTGGCCTACATGTGCGAGCTGGCCCGCCTTGAGCCGAGCGATCACGTGCTCGAGCTGGGTACCGGTTCGGGTTACAACGCCGCCGTCATCTCCCGGCTTGTCGATCACGTCTATTCCATTGAAATCGTTCCGGAGCTTGCCCGGCGCGCTGCTGAAAAGCTGCGCCAGCTGCACTACGACAATATCACTGTCCGCCTCGGTGACGGCCACGATGGCTGGCCGGAGGCAGCCCCCTTCGATGCCATTATCGTCACCGCCGCGGCAGAACAGGTTCCACAGCCACTGCTCGACCAGCTCGTTGAGGGGGGGCGACTGGTGATTCCCGTCGGCAGCCCCTTCTCGTCACAGGAGCTGATACTGCTGGAGAAACGGCAGGGGGTGATCAGGGCCGCACCGAAGCTTCCGGTCCGTTTTGTACCGCTGACCGGAAAAGGGCAAACGCAGGATTGA
- a CDS encoding HPF/RaiA family ribosome-associated protein, whose protein sequence is MQRPLQITVHNLSLSDAAEARIQGRADKLEHFSERIIGCRVTVDAPHHHKQKGESYEVRILITLPGEELMIKHEPNEDIYVAIRDAFDAAERRLKEHSERRSGEARLHGGS, encoded by the coding sequence ATGCAGCGACCTTTACAGATTACCGTCCACAATCTCTCACTCTCCGATGCAGCCGAAGCGCGCATTCAGGGCAGGGCAGACAAACTGGAGCACTTTTCAGAACGCATCATCGGCTGCCGTGTCACCGTCGATGCCCCGCACCATCACAAACAGAAGGGGGAGAGCTACGAAGTCCGCATCCTCATCACGCTTCCCGGCGAAGAGCTGATGATCAAACATGAACCGAATGAGGATATCTATGTCGCCATCCGCGACGCTTTCGATGCCGCAGAGAGAAGACTCAAGGAGCACAGCGAGAGGCGCAGCGGCGAGGCAAGGCTGCACGGCGGCAGCTAA
- a CDS encoding efflux RND transporter periplasmic adaptor subunit, with product MNLCRFSPPLLIAALLTLLAGGCSEQGSGSGEATGKPVVVLKTYAVTLHDRVEALGTAQAGEAVTITARVAGRLEEVAFSDGQLVRKGDLIVRMDQDEELAQLAAAEAQLAEHKREIQRLETLLSRKAAAGRDLDERRTLAAISASNIQEIRARIAELTLTAPFDGRLGIRRVSPGALVQPGTVITTLDAAGAIKLDFTIPSTQLQGLKAGSAVEATGEAQPGKRFTGLVSAIDSRIDPVTRSIFLRAVIDNTEGLLLPGSLMRVVLRKNERQAVVVPEEAVTQKQEKHLLTLVGADGRAEIRAVEIGLRAGGLVEISRGLKAGELVVVRGMGFVQNGKPVSISETWTAIPERDGAAEAAR from the coding sequence ATGAATCTCTGCCGGTTCTCTCCCCCCCTTTTGATTGCAGCACTGCTGACACTGCTGGCAGGCGGCTGTTCGGAGCAGGGGAGTGGTTCCGGAGAGGCCACCGGCAAGCCGGTTGTGGTGCTGAAGACATATGCTGTCACCCTGCACGACCGGGTCGAAGCGCTTGGAACAGCGCAGGCCGGCGAAGCTGTCACGATTACCGCACGGGTGGCCGGCAGGCTCGAAGAGGTCGCTTTCAGTGACGGCCAGTTGGTGCGCAAAGGCGATCTGATTGTACGCATGGATCAGGATGAGGAGCTGGCGCAGCTTGCCGCCGCCGAGGCACAGCTTGCCGAGCACAAGCGGGAGATCCAACGGCTTGAAACACTTCTCTCACGCAAGGCCGCGGCAGGCCGCGATCTGGATGAGCGCAGAACTCTTGCCGCGATTTCGGCCAGCAACATACAGGAGATCAGGGCACGCATTGCCGAGTTGACCCTTACCGCACCGTTTGACGGCAGGCTCGGTATCCGCCGGGTGAGTCCCGGCGCGCTGGTGCAGCCCGGCACGGTGATTACCACCCTCGACGCGGCCGGCGCGATCAAGCTCGATTTCACCATCCCGTCCACCCAGCTGCAGGGGCTGAAGGCAGGCTCTGCCGTTGAGGCGACGGGCGAGGCGCAACCCGGCAAGCGTTTCACCGGCCTGGTTTCCGCCATCGATTCGCGGATTGATCCTGTGACCCGTTCCATTTTCCTGCGTGCCGTGATCGACAATACGGAGGGGCTGTTGCTGCCCGGAAGTCTGATGCGGGTGGTGCTGCGCAAGAATGAGCGGCAGGCCGTTGTGGTTCCGGAAGAGGCGGTTACGCAGAAGCAGGAGAAGCATCTCCTTACCCTGGTCGGTGCTGACGGCAGGGCGGAGATCAGGGCGGTAGAGATCGGTCTGCGCGCGGGTGGTCTGGTTGAGATCAGCAGGGGGCTTAAGGCCGGTGAGCTGGTGGTGGTACGCGGCATGGGCTTTGTCCAGAACGGTAAGCCGGTGAGCATCAGCGAAACATGGACGGCGATTCCGGAGCGTGATGGTGCCGCGGAAGCGGCCCGGTAA
- a CDS encoding efflux RND transporter permease subunit yields the protein MWLSDTSVRRPVLAVVLNLLLVVFGILSFSNLPLREYPDIDPPIVSITTDYRGAAANVVETRITEVIEGRIAGIEGIRSITSKSLDGRSDISVRFNISRDIDDAANDIRDRVSRIMDELPDGADPPDIRKSDADERIIKWMHLTGKDMTTMQVTDYARRYVEDRFASLDGVARVRIGGGKEQAMRIWLDRNRLAAFGLTAGDIEQVLRQENVELPAGVLESEKRDFTVRMQRSYSSVDDFRGLVLRGGNDGYLVRLGDVARVELGVTEERSTLRGNGIRMVGIGIVKQSKANTLSVARLAQAEMQRVNEVLPPHMHMEQSYDSSLFIDNAINEVFKTLLIAVLLVVVVIYLFLGNVRATLVPAVTVPISLISTFAVLYAFGYTINLLTLLALVLAIGLIVDDAIVVVENIHRRMEMGESRLVAAFRGTRQVGFAVIATTAVLAAVFIPITFMEGDIGRLFSEFAITITAAVVFSTFAALTIAPMIASKLLQGRSESGGLSLRIDRSFSRLREFYLHKLNTLLDRPALALLVIAVMLLLAMLLLRQIPQEYSPKEDRGVFYIMIKGPEGASYAYVREHMDEIERRLMPFTETGEFQRLLMRAPGSFGTTANYSDARGIVVLSHWNSGRQPIWYYLEQVKRLTADIPGVRVFSTVRQAFGGGESKPVQFVIGGPTYEELAGWRDILIARASENPGLVALDHDYDETKPQIGLQVRRDRADALGVSVSEINRTLETLMGGRRVTTYIDRGKEYDVLLESEKALKQQPSDITNIRVRSERSGQLIPLASLVEISEFADSSTLNRYNRQRAITLEANLADGYSLGEALEYLEGVVREELPPGATIDYKGPSLDFIDSESSIYLVFALALMVAFLVLAGQFESFLHPLTIMLTVPLAITGALAALWGFGMSLNIYSQIGLIILIGIAAKNGILIVEFINQLRDEGVEFRDAIIEATGKRLRPIIMTALTTAMGAVPLILSSGAGSETRLVIGTVILAGVLVTTFFTLFIVPVIYRLWSSHTSSPRATGRRLEAELVEHEERI from the coding sequence ATGTGGCTGTCTGATACCAGCGTAAGGCGGCCTGTGCTGGCCGTGGTGCTGAACCTGCTGCTGGTTGTCTTCGGCATTCTCTCATTCAGCAATCTGCCGCTGCGCGAGTATCCGGACATCGATCCGCCGATTGTCTCGATCACCACCGACTATCGTGGTGCTGCCGCCAATGTCGTGGAGACACGCATTACCGAGGTGATCGAGGGACGCATTGCCGGCATCGAGGGGATCCGTTCGATCACCTCGAAAAGCCTCGATGGCCGCTCCGATATCTCGGTCCGTTTTAACATCAGTCGCGATATCGATGACGCCGCAAATGATATCCGCGACCGTGTTTCGCGCATCATGGATGAGCTTCCTGATGGCGCTGACCCGCCCGATATCCGCAAGTCCGATGCCGACGAGCGGATCATCAAATGGATGCACCTGACCGGCAAGGACATGACCACCATGCAGGTGACCGATTATGCCAGACGCTATGTTGAGGATCGCTTTGCCTCTCTCGATGGTGTGGCGCGTGTGCGAATCGGTGGCGGCAAGGAGCAGGCGATGCGCATCTGGCTGGATCGCAACAGGCTGGCGGCATTCGGGCTGACGGCGGGCGATATCGAGCAGGTGTTACGGCAGGAGAATGTCGAGCTTCCTGCTGGTGTTCTGGAGTCGGAAAAACGTGATTTTACGGTGCGCATGCAGCGCAGCTACAGCAGCGTCGATGATTTTCGCGGTCTGGTGCTGAGAGGCGGAAACGACGGCTATCTGGTGCGGCTTGGCGATGTGGCACGGGTAGAACTCGGCGTGACCGAGGAGCGCAGCACCTTGCGCGGCAACGGTATCCGGATGGTCGGTATCGGAATCGTCAAGCAGTCGAAAGCCAATACCCTGTCGGTTGCAAGGCTCGCCCAGGCAGAGATGCAGCGTGTGAACGAGGTGCTGCCGCCGCACATGCATATGGAGCAGAGTTACGACTCCAGCCTGTTTATCGACAACGCCATCAACGAAGTATTTAAAACCCTGCTCATTGCCGTGCTGCTGGTGGTCGTGGTGATCTACCTCTTTCTCGGCAATGTGCGGGCCACGCTGGTGCCTGCGGTCACGGTGCCGATCTCGCTGATCTCAACGTTCGCAGTGCTCTATGCCTTCGGATATACGATTAACCTGCTAACCCTGCTGGCGCTGGTGCTTGCCATCGGCCTGATCGTGGATGATGCGATTGTGGTGGTGGAAAATATTCACCGCCGCATGGAGATGGGGGAGTCGAGACTGGTCGCGGCCTTTCGCGGTACCCGCCAGGTCGGTTTTGCCGTGATCGCCACGACCGCTGTTCTGGCCGCGGTCTTTATACCGATCACCTTTATGGAGGGAGATATCGGGCGACTGTTCAGTGAGTTTGCCATCACCATTACCGCTGCGGTTGTCTTCTCCACCTTTGCCGCGCTGACCATTGCGCCGATGATCGCCTCCAAACTGCTGCAGGGGCGCAGTGAAAGTGGCGGCCTGAGCCTGCGCATTGACCGCTCCTTCTCACGCCTGCGCGAGTTCTATCTGCATAAGCTCAATACGCTGCTCGATCGCCCCGCACTGGCGCTGCTGGTCATCGCGGTAATGCTGCTGCTGGCGATGTTGCTGCTGCGCCAGATTCCGCAGGAGTACTCGCCGAAAGAGGATCGCGGAGTCTTTTACATCATGATCAAGGGACCTGAAGGGGCCTCCTATGCCTACGTGCGTGAACATATGGATGAGATCGAACGGCGCCTGATGCCGTTTACCGAGACCGGAGAGTTCCAGCGTTTGTTGATGCGCGCCCCAGGCAGTTTCGGCACCACTGCCAACTACAGCGACGCCCGCGGTATTGTTGTGTTAAGCCACTGGAACAGCGGCCGCCAACCGATCTGGTATTACCTCGAGCAGGTGAAAAGGCTCACTGCAGATATTCCCGGCGTACGTGTGTTCTCTACCGTGCGGCAGGCATTCGGCGGCGGTGAAAGTAAGCCGGTGCAGTTCGTGATCGGTGGCCCGACATACGAGGAGCTGGCTGGCTGGCGCGATATTCTGATCGCCAGGGCATCTGAAAACCCGGGACTTGTCGCTCTCGATCATGACTACGATGAGACCAAGCCGCAGATCGGCCTGCAGGTGCGCCGGGATCGGGCCGATGCGCTTGGTGTTTCGGTGAGCGAGATCAATCGCACGCTGGAGACGCTGATGGGCGGGCGTCGGGTGACCACCTATATCGACCGGGGCAAGGAGTACGATGTATTGCTGGAGAGCGAGAAGGCGCTCAAGCAGCAGCCTTCCGACATAACCAACATCCGGGTGCGTTCTGAACGCAGCGGCCAGCTGATCCCACTTGCCAGTCTCGTCGAAATCAGCGAATTCGCTGACAGCAGCACGCTCAACCGCTACAACCGGCAGCGCGCGATTACGCTGGAGGCCAACCTTGCTGACGGCTATTCGCTCGGCGAGGCGCTGGAGTATCTCGAGGGGGTGGTGCGCGAAGAGCTGCCTCCGGGAGCCACGATTGATTACAAGGGGCCATCTCTGGACTTTATCGACAGCGAATCGTCGATCTATCTCGTCTTTGCGCTGGCGCTGATGGTCGCTTTTCTCGTTCTGGCCGGCCAGTTCGAAAGCTTCCTGCATCCGCTGACCATCATGCTCACCGTCCCGCTGGCGATTACCGGTGCGCTGGCTGCCCTTTGGGGCTTCGGCATGAGCCTCAATATCTACAGCCAGATCGGCCTGATTATCCTGATCGGTATAGCCGCCAAGAACGGCATCCTGATAGTCGAATTTATCAACCAGTTGCGTGACGAGGGTGTCGAGTTCCGCGACGCCATCATCGAGGCGACCGGCAAACGGTTGCGTCCGATCATCATGACTGCGCTGACCACGGCGATGGGTGCCGTACCGTTAATCCTCTCTTCAGGGGCAGGTTCCGAAACGCGGCTGGTGATCGGCACGGTGATTCTGGCCGGTGTTCTGGTCACGACCTTTTTTACCCTGTTTATCGTACCCGTGATCTATCGACTCTGGTCGAGCCACACCTCATCACCGAGGGCCACGGGTCGCCGGCTTGAGGCCGAACTTGTCGAGCATGAGGAGAGGATATGA
- a CDS encoding efflux transporter outer membrane subunit — protein sequence MKRFSLLAAILVLNSCAVGPDYETPAQKHSDSWHSQQALRVAGVAADDIGWWRQFNDPLLTGLIEKAMVNNRDMAVALANVERARALRREAAGGFYPGIDAGASASRSRYSRQNVFGATTGTRNTFSAALDASWEIDLFGRTRRSVEAAEARVGATEAAHRGLTLSLAAEVAAGYFELRGVQSRLAMTRRDIALLGEVEAIARAQSELGASSGLDLARAEGERESIEAKLPGLEAEAMALIYRISVLTGEAPEFHAEALSEAGPMPDVVDRVPVGLRSQILMRRPDVQLAERELAAATANIGIATADLFPDFSLTGAIGSSARLFSDLFTPATMTRSLGAALGWPLFAGGAISARVDVAKAEAKAALARYEQSLLLALEDAESSLTRYGNEWLTLKGLRLAEQSRVRAFEIARLRYEAGEEDFMVMLDAERALITTREEIVISNVRIHTGLTQLYKALGGGWKQAGNPETVEVNKE from the coding sequence ATGAAACGATTCTCCCTGCTGGCGGCAATCCTTGTTCTGAACAGCTGTGCGGTCGGGCCCGATTACGAGACCCCTGCTCAGAAGCACAGCGACAGCTGGCATAGCCAACAGGCCCTCCGGGTTGCAGGCGTTGCGGCCGATGATATCGGATGGTGGCGCCAGTTTAATGATCCGCTTCTCACAGGGCTGATTGAGAAGGCGATGGTGAACAATCGCGACATGGCAGTGGCTCTCGCCAATGTTGAACGTGCCAGAGCGCTGCGGCGCGAAGCGGCCGGCGGTTTTTATCCGGGCATTGATGCAGGCGCTTCAGCCAGCCGCAGCCGGTACAGCCGACAGAATGTGTTCGGGGCAACGACCGGAACACGAAACACCTTCAGTGCAGCGCTCGATGCCAGTTGGGAGATCGATCTTTTCGGACGCACCCGCCGCAGCGTAGAGGCGGCCGAGGCCCGGGTCGGAGCCACTGAAGCCGCCCACAGGGGGCTCACGCTTTCGCTGGCCGCCGAGGTTGCGGCCGGTTATTTCGAACTGCGCGGAGTGCAATCCCGTCTGGCCATGACCCGGCGCGACATTGCCTTGCTCGGCGAGGTGGAGGCGATCGCGCGTGCGCAATCGGAGCTTGGGGCAAGCAGCGGGCTCGACCTGGCGAGGGCAGAGGGAGAGCGCGAAAGCATCGAGGCAAAGCTGCCGGGCCTTGAGGCGGAAGCGATGGCGCTAATCTACCGTATCTCCGTGCTGACCGGTGAGGCACCGGAATTTCATGCCGAGGCACTCTCTGAGGCAGGCCCGATGCCCGATGTGGTCGATCGGGTGCCCGTGGGGTTGCGTTCTCAGATACTCATGCGCAGGCCTGACGTTCAGCTGGCGGAGCGCGAACTTGCTGCTGCCACGGCCAACATCGGTATTGCAACAGCCGATCTTTTTCCGGACTTTTCGCTGACCGGCGCGATCGGCAGCAGTGCCCGCCTGTTCAGCGACCTCTTTACGCCGGCCACCATGACCCGTTCGCTTGGGGCAGCACTGGGCTGGCCGCTCTTTGCCGGTGGCGCGATCTCAGCCCGTGTTGATGTGGCAAAAGCCGAAGCGAAGGCAGCGCTTGCCCGTTATGAGCAGAGCCTGCTGCTGGCGCTCGAGGATGCCGAGTCATCACTGACGCGATATGGCAACGAGTGGCTTACCCTGAAGGGGCTGCGGCTTGCAGAGCAGTCGCGAGTACGCGCCTTTGAGATTGCCCGCCTGCGTTATGAGGCCGGAGAAGAGGATTTTATGGTCATGCTCGATGCTGAACGTGCCCTGATCACAACGCGTGAGGAGATTGTCATCAGCAATGTGAGAATCCACACGGGCCTGACGCAGCTCTACAAGGCTCTTGGCGGCGGCTGGAAACAGGCCGGGAATCCGGAAACGGTTGAGGTGAATAAAGAGTGA
- the ung gene encoding uracil-DNA glycosylase, with protein MMLHESWRRHLGVEFDKAYMLELQAFLKARQAEGGTIYPARSHWFAAFAATPFEKVRVVILGQDPYHGPNQAHGLSFSVPHGVAVPPSLRNIHKELASDLGIVTPGHGCLAAWADAGVLLLNATLTVEEKRAGAHQGKGWEQFTDAAISSLSANREHLVFMLWGSFAQSKAALIEGGKHLILTAPHPSPLSAHRGFLGCRHFSCANAYLEAHGMASVDWALEPSKEQLTLI; from the coding sequence ATGATGCTGCACGAGTCATGGCGGCGCCATCTGGGGGTTGAGTTCGACAAAGCCTACATGCTGGAGCTGCAGGCATTCCTCAAGGCCCGACAGGCGGAGGGGGGCACGATCTATCCGGCCAGGAGTCACTGGTTTGCTGCTTTCGCAGCAACACCCTTCGAAAAGGTCCGGGTGGTGATTCTGGGGCAGGATCCCTATCACGGGCCGAATCAGGCGCACGGACTCAGCTTCTCGGTGCCGCATGGTGTGGCTGTTCCTCCCTCGCTGCGCAATATCCACAAGGAGCTGGCTTCAGATCTCGGCATCGTGACTCCCGGCCATGGCTGTCTCGCCGCCTGGGCAGATGCGGGGGTGTTGCTGCTCAATGCGACGCTGACGGTGGAGGAGAAGAGGGCCGGCGCCCATCAGGGTAAGGGGTGGGAGCAGTTTACCGATGCTGCGATCTCTTCCCTGAGCGCAAACCGCGAGCATCTGGTCTTCATGCTCTGGGGCAGCTTTGCACAATCCAAGGCGGCCCTGATAGAGGGCGGCAAGCACCTGATCCTTACGGCGCCACACCCCTCGCCGCTCTCCGCCCATCGGGGTTTTCTCGGCTGCCGGCACTTTTCATGTGCCAATGCCTATCTTGAGGCCCATGGCATGGCATCTGTTGACTGGGCACTAGAGCCGTCGAAGGAGCAGTTGACGCTGATCTGA
- a CDS encoding alpha/beta fold hydrolase — MVTNIAKAILSVLLAAVVSGCALGISEIPVAELEKRYASNPPLYIDVDGLQVHYREEGKDNDHTLVMLHGILASLHNWEVWSRELAGRYRVISLDLPGHGLTGPANFEYNTENYIQFINSFASRLGLEKFTLVGNSLGGYFAWNYAIRYPQQVEKLVLIDTAGFPLKKIPFPVRAFTAPLLGEISMHFTPRIASSILLREVYAEPSRISEAMTERYYELQLRPGNRRASQTLFKRNLEILRQEPSGLEQLTMPTLLMWGEQDHWIPADPHLKRWQQALPHAKVVIYPDAGHMPMEEIPVRSARNLHQFLSGAEITDTSE, encoded by the coding sequence ATGGTGACGAATATTGCAAAGGCGATCCTGTCCGTTCTGCTGGCGGCAGTGGTCAGCGGCTGCGCCCTGGGCATCTCCGAGATTCCGGTGGCCGAACTTGAGAAGAGGTATGCCAGCAACCCGCCCCTCTATATCGATGTTGACGGTCTGCAGGTTCACTACCGGGAAGAGGGAAAAGATAACGATCACACCCTTGTGATGCTGCACGGCATTCTCGCATCACTGCACAACTGGGAGGTATGGAGCCGGGAGCTTGCAGGCAGATACCGGGTGATTTCGCTCGACCTGCCAGGCCATGGCCTGACTGGCCCGGCCAATTTCGAATACAATACGGAGAATTACATACAGTTTATCAACAGCTTTGCGTCCAGGCTCGGGCTTGAAAAGTTCACGCTGGTGGGCAACTCGCTGGGTGGCTATTTCGCCTGGAACTACGCCATCAGATATCCGCAGCAGGTGGAGAAGCTGGTGCTGATCGATACCGCCGGCTTTCCGCTAAAGAAGATCCCGTTCCCCGTCAGGGCATTTACCGCGCCGCTTCTGGGCGAGATATCCATGCATTTCACACCCCGCATTGCCTCCTCCATACTGCTGCGAGAGGTCTATGCCGAACCCTCCAGAATCAGCGAAGCGATGACGGAGCGCTACTACGAACTGCAGCTGCGGCCGGGAAACCGCAGGGCTTCTCAAACACTGTTTAAACGTAACCTTGAGATACTCAGGCAGGAGCCTTCGGGGCTGGAGCAACTGACCATGCCGACCCTGCTGATGTGGGGCGAACAGGATCACTGGATTCCCGCCGACCCTCATCTGAAGCGGTGGCAGCAGGCTCTGCCCCATGCAAAGGTGGTTATCTATCCCGATGCCGGACATATGCCGATGGAAGAGATCCCGGTGCGTTCGGCCCGCAATCTTCACCAGTTCCTGAGCGGAGCGGAGATTACTGACACATCCGAATAG
- a CDS encoding protein adenylyltransferase SelO: MNSLEQLVIDNAYTRALPGDPERANFTRQVTGACYSFVQPTAVKAPALLACADEVAELLGISKESCKSVKFTELFSGNRLLPAMVPYASCYGGHQFGHWAGQLGDGRAINIGEVINAKGERWSLQLKGAGLTPYSRNADGLAVLRSSLREFLCSEAMFHLGVPTTRALSLITTGEGVLRDILYNGNAGYEPGAVLCRVAPSFTRFGNFQLFAARGEIELLQKLLDYTILTDFPGIGAPAPAVYLAWFEEVCRRTAELMVHWMRVGFVHGVMNTDNMSVLGLTIDYGPYGWLEGYDPEWTPNITDSEMRRYRFGNQPQIAGWNLARLAEALIPLTGSVEQLQQAMQVYSTTYENGWFSMMGDKLGLSKITREDEPLIRELLGILPLVETDMTIFFRKLADIETGHDPELRSDEQLIAPLLDAYYDLGALDESYRTRFASWMRNYITRLCRQGSGDAERRQKMHAVNPKYVLRNYLAQQAIDRAESGDSSMIHELLNLLRRPYEEQPENEHFAARRPEWARNRAGCSMLSCSS, translated from the coding sequence ATGAACAGCCTTGAACAACTTGTTATCGATAACGCCTATACCCGTGCCCTGCCGGGTGATCCGGAGCGTGCGAACTTCACGCGTCAGGTAACAGGTGCCTGCTATTCGTTTGTTCAGCCGACCGCTGTCAAAGCGCCGGCATTGCTCGCCTGCGCAGATGAGGTGGCAGAGCTGCTCGGTATCTCAAAAGAGAGTTGTAAATCCGTGAAATTTACAGAGCTCTTCTCGGGCAACCGGCTGCTGCCGGCCATGGTGCCCTACGCCAGCTGTTACGGCGGCCACCAGTTCGGCCACTGGGCGGGGCAGCTGGGCGACGGCCGCGCCATCAATATCGGTGAAGTGATCAATGCAAAAGGCGAACGCTGGAGCCTGCAACTCAAAGGGGCGGGTCTCACACCCTATTCGCGCAATGCCGACGGACTTGCCGTTCTTCGCTCCTCGCTGCGCGAGTTCCTCTGCAGCGAGGCGATGTTCCATCTCGGTGTTCCGACCACGCGGGCACTGTCACTGATCACCACGGGCGAAGGTGTACTGCGTGACATTCTCTATAACGGCAATGCCGGTTATGAGCCCGGAGCCGTGCTGTGCCGCGTCGCCCCCTCCTTCACACGCTTCGGAAACTTCCAGCTCTTTGCCGCACGCGGTGAAATCGAACTGCTGCAAAAGCTGCTCGACTACACCATCCTCACCGATTTCCCCGGGATTGGTGCACCTGCACCGGCAGTATACCTGGCATGGTTCGAAGAGGTGTGCCGGCGCACCGCCGAGCTGATGGTGCACTGGATGCGGGTCGGATTTGTGCACGGGGTGATGAATACCGATAACATGTCGGTGCTGGGGCTGACGATCGATTACGGCCCCTACGGCTGGCTGGAGGGATACGATCCGGAGTGGACCCCCAACATCACCGATTCCGAGATGCGCCGCTACCGCTTCGGCAACCAGCCTCAGATTGCCGGCTGGAATCTGGCCCGGCTTGCAGAGGCGCTGATCCCGCTGACCGGATCAGTTGAACAGTTGCAGCAGGCGATGCAGGTCTATTCAACCACTTACGAAAACGGCTGGTTCTCCATGATGGGGGATAAACTCGGGCTCTCGAAAATCACCCGGGAGGATGAACCTTTGATCAGGGAGCTGTTGGGTATTCTGCCGCTGGTTGAAACCGACATGACCATCTTCTTCCGCAAGCTCGCCGATATTGAAACCGGCCATGATCCCGAACTGCGCAGCGATGAACAGTTGATCGCACCGCTGCTGGATGCCTACTACGATCTCGGCGCACTCGACGAGAGCTACCGCACACGCTTTGCGAGCTGGATGCGCAACTACATTACGCGCCTGTGCCGGCAGGGGAGCGGTGATGCCGAGCGTCGCCAGAAGATGCATGCGGTGAATCCGAAATACGTACTGCGCAACTACCTGGCCCAGCAGGCGATCGACAGGGCCGAATCCGGCGACAGCTCGATGATCCACGAACTGCTGAACCTGCTTCGCCGCCCCTATGAGGAGCAGCCCGAAAACGAACATTTTGCCGCCAGGCGTCCCGAATGGGCGCGCAACCGGGCAGGCTGTTCCATGCTCTCCTGCAGCTCCTGA